TCAACTTCTTCATTAAACATTTCCATAACTTCTTGATTCGTATTTTTTATATACTTATCAAGCATTAACTTTGATAATCTAGCTGTTAAAAATCCACCTACCCCTATACCTAATATATTTAACAATATATATAGTGAAGCATTATCCAATACTTTACCAAAATTAGTTGCAATAGCTAAAATGAAAAATGCTAAAGTTCCTCCTAAAATGCCTAATATCAATTTAACATTATTAATTTTTTGATAACTTTTTTCATCTTCCAATGAAAAATTGTCTTCTATTGTGTGATTTCTGTATTTATATAAATCTATATCAAATGAATTATTAGTAGAGTGCATACTTTTAGCAAACCTGCAATATTCACTCTTATCCACAGTATTATCTAAATTTATACTTTCAATAAATTTATCTCCATAAATTTTTATACTTCTCAATATAGCTTTTATAAGTGCTTCATTTTTAGAATCTCCATTCCATATAGATAGTGCATATTCTATACATCCTGACATCCCTAACATATGCTCTACTTCTACACTTCCATCAATTTCAAAAAACTCTATTCCTCTTACTTTACCTTCATTAGCTATAATCTTAGCTTGATTGTATGTAAAAGCTCCTCTTTTTAATATCTCTTTTGGCTCTAGTGTTGCATGTGTCATACCTTCTTTTATTCTATCTTCAAAATCAGCTATAGCTTCTTCATATTTATCTAGAGGTATTTCAATGCTAATAGGTGATCCATCTTCATTTACAAACCTTAATTCACCATAATTCAAACATGCATCAACACATCGTTCGCCGTTGCTATTGTATTTATTTTTCAGTATCTTTGTCATATATAATTTCACCCTTTACAAATGAACTTCGTTATCTATGGTTGTTATTTATCTATTGCGTCTACTATAATAAGTCCTTTTTTATTTTTTATAAGCCCTGGTTTGCACTTATAAATATTATATCCATTTACACAAAGTAGTGCAAGTCCATTAGCTTTAGTGTCTAGTTTTGATATACAGCATTGGTAAATTCATATTGACCTTCTATATCTCTAGATATTAATCTATAAATTTAAGAAGCATTTCTTCATCTTTTATCTACTCTGAAGATTATTTACCATAGACCACATATCATCCCCTACCTGTATGCCTTTGCTATTATATTGAAATGATCTCTGAGCCATTATTAAATTTACCATTTCATCTTGCATATTTACGTTAGACATCTCTACATGCCCTTGTAATATGCTTTTATTTTGTACAACTTCAACATTTACCGGTTTTGCAGTGAATAAGTTATCTCCTACTGATGTAAAATCAACATCTCCTTTAGGTTGATATAAATTAATTTCTCCAACTTTATTTTTATCTAGATAAATTTCCCCATTTTTATTTATACTCAAGTCTCCATTTTTTAAGTTAATATTTTTAACATTACCATTTATAGGCTGTATATCTAATACATTTCCCTTATCATCTACTAATTTACCAGTTGAATCTAAGTTAAATTCACCATTTCTAGTATAAGCATAGCTTCCATCTGATCTTATTACTCTAAAAAATCCATTTCCATCTATTGCTAAATTAGTATTTATTTTAGTTTCTTTAATTGCACCTTGTTCATAATTTCTAGTTGCTTGAGATATTCTGCTCCCAGTACCAGTTCTAATATCCGGAGAATTAGTTGGGTATGAGTTTTTATGTAATGATTCTTGATATAAATCTAAAAAGCCAGCATCTAATTTTTTATATCCTACAGTCTGAACATTTGTTATATTGTTAGATATTAACTCTATATTAGATTGACTTGATAACATTCCAGCCTTGCTATTATGCATTATATTATACATATATTATACCTACCTTACACTTCCGATTTCATTAGCTATTTGTCTTAATGTTGAATCTATTGTTTGTATAACTTTTTGGTTCGCTTCAAACTCTTTAACAGTTTCCATCATTTCTGTTACCGAACTTATGTAATCTACATTTGACCCTTCTACATATCCTTGCTTTATAGAGTAATTATTTGAATTCATAGGGTTATTTCCTGAATATAGATTATCTCCAACTTTTTTTAGGCTTTTATAATCATTAAAATCTACAATAGAAAATTTATAACTATCTCCACCTTCTACTGTAAGCTCATTTGAAGAGCTTACTGTAATTTTGCCATTTCCTACATATATAGGTTCATTAGCTCCTGTTGCCTGATTTAATCCCATAACATTATGACCACCATTTGTTACAAGGTATCCTTGTGAGTTAACTTTAAATGATCCATCCCTAGAATAAAATGTATTTCCACCAAAATCTCTTATTTGAAAAAATCCACTTCCATCTATTGCAAAATCTGAATTATTTCCAGTTCCTACAAAAGTCCCTTGTTTAAAGCTAGTATTAACTTCATCCATCCTAGTTCCAAAACTTACTCCGCCTAAAATTTGTTGATACGCTTTTCCATTTTGATAGTTATCATTATTGGATAAAGTCATTTCTTCAAAACTTTTAGAAATTAATTTATCTTCTTTGTATCCATTAGTTTTTATATTTGCTACATTGTTTGTTATTATACTTTGTCTTGACTGCAAATTTAGCATTGAAGATACCGATGCATATAGTCCTCTTATCATAGTTCCTCCTAATCCAGGTATTTCATTTTTTTCATAATACCTCTTAAATTTGAAATAGCTTTTTTACTCAACTGTGAAACTCTAGATTCTGTAACTCCTAATACTTCACCAATTTCTTTAAGTGTCAATTCTTCATAATAATATAGTGATAATACAAGTCTATCTTTTTCCTTTAACATGTCTAAAGCCTTAGCTACTGTTTCTATCAACTCTTCTTTTTCTATTGATGCCTCTACATTTATAGAGTCGTCTTTTATTATGTCTATCAATTTTAAATCATTATCACTATCTAGAACCATATTATCAAGAGAACTTGTGCTTAAACTTAAAGTACTTTTTCTTATTTTATGGACTTCGTCATTGGATACTTCCATAAATTCAGCTATTTCATTTACTGTAGGTTCTCTAAAATGTTTATGTTGTAAATTTTCTATACAATTTTTATATGATCTTACTTTACTTATACATCCTCTAGATACCGGTGATTGCTTTCTAATTTCATCTATTATATAAGATGTTATTCTTATTGAAGCATATGTAGAAAATTTAACACCTTTTCCTTCGTCAAACTTATCACTTGCATCTAATAATCCCATAACTCCATAACTTACTAAGTCCTCGTATTCCATTCCTATTTTATTAGTATAATACTTGGAAGCAATACTTCTAACAATAGGCATGTTTTGATTTATAAGTTCTTCTTTACTAATCATAATGTCCAACAACTCCAATCACTATATATTAATTACCCCTTGAGATTTTATTTGTATATCATTAGGTATTTCATTTAATGACAATATAGTTAAATTTGTAAATACCATTTCAACCAATTTTCTAAATGGTGCTCTTATCTTAGGCGAAACTAATATTATCGGTCTATTATTATTAAAGTTAACAGACTCTATAGTTGATTGTATTCCTTTAAATATTTGGTTAGTAGTTTCTGGATCTATAGCTGGATACGTTCCATTTACTGATCTTTGTAAACTATTAGCTACTAAATTTTCAATATCCATAGATAATGTTGTAACTACTATCGAATTATTTTCATCTATTAATTCAAGACATATACTTCTACTCATAGCCATTCTTACATATTCGGTAAGTAGCTCTAAATCTTTAGTATTTCTTGCATTATCTGCCAAAGTTTCTAGTATAGTAACTCTATCTTTTATAGATACCTTTTCTTTTAGTAAATTTTGGAATACTTTTTGAACTTCTCCTAATGTCATTAAATCTGGTATTAACTCTTCTACAACTGCACTATATTTTTCTCTTGTAGCATCTATTATTGCCTTTACTTCTTGACGTCCCATAAGTTCATGAGATTTAGATTTTATAGTCTCAAGTAAGTGTGTTACTAATATAGTTGTAGGGTCTACAACCGTAAATCCATATAATTCTGCCTCTTCAGCTTTGTCTTTTTCTATCCATAATGCATCTAACCCAAATGTAGGTTCTTTAGTTGATATTCCATCCAAATCTACATCCATGCCCATTGGATTCATACATAAAAGCATATTTGGCATAAGCTCATATGTTGTAACTGGTATACCTTTTATTTTTATAGTATATTGATTTGGATTTAATTGTAAATTGTCTCTTATTCTTATAGGGTGAACGATTATCCCCATATCAATTGCACATTGTCTTCTCACTGATACAATTCGTTGTAATAAATCTCCACCGGTACTTTCATCAGCTAAAGGAATTATTCCATATCCGATTTCAATTTCTATAGGTTCTACATTTAAAAGAACAGATACGTCTTCTGCATTTTCTAAACTTTCCTCTGCAGTTGGTGCAGCTTCTTCCTCATATAAAGATTCTTCTTGAGCCTCTTTTTCTTCTTTTTTAAGTGTATATCCTATAAATATGGCTCCTGCGCCTAAGGTGAAAAATGATAATTTAGGTAGCCCAGGTAATAACCCTAGTACTACTAAAACTATACCTGACATAATCACCGCTTTAGGAATTGATATTAACTGTTTTCCTAACTGTTTACTAAAGTTTTCATCGCCATTAACTTTAGTTACTAATATACCTGCAGATGTTGAAATAATTAATGCAGGAACTTGACTTACTAGTCCATCTCCAATTGTAAGTCTTGTATATGTTTGAATAGATTCCATAAAGTCCATATCAAGCATTACAACTCCAATAACTATTCCCGCAAGTATATTTATTGTAGTTATTATTATTCCTGCAATTGCATCACCTTTTACAAACTTGGATGCTCCATCCATAGAACCATAAAACTCAGCTTCTTGTTGTAATTCTTTTCTTCTTTTTCTAGCAGTTTTTTCATCTATCATTCCTGCATTCAAATCTGCATCTATACTCATTTGCTTACCTGGCATTGCATCTAAGGTAAATCTTGCAGATACTTCAGATACTCTACTTGAACCATTTGTTATAACAACAAATTGTATTATTACAATAATTAAAAATATGATTATACCAACTATGTAATTTCCTCCAACAACGAAACTTCCAAAAGACTCTATAACATTCCCTGCATAACCTTGACCTAGTATAAGTCTTGTAGATGATATATTAAGACCTAGCCTAAATAAAGTTGTCACTAGAAGTATGGTTGGAAATATTGATAATTCCAATATACTAGTTGAAAGTATTGTCATTAGTAATATAAGTACCGATAGACCTATATTTATAGCTAACATCATATCTAGTAAAAAGGGTGGTAGTGGAATTATTATCATAAGTATAATTCCAATTATTCCAAATCCAACTAATACATCAGCTCTTTTTTTAAGTCCTAACTTTTCCATTTAAAACCTCTTTTTATATTTTTTTATATCTATTTTTTATTTTATAAACTGCAACTAATACCTCTGCTACTTCTTGATACATTTTTTCAGGTATCTCTTGTTCAATCTCTACCTCTTTGTAAATAAGTCTTGCTAAAGGCTTATTTTCTATAATAGGTATATCATGTTCTTTCGCTATTTCTCTTATTTTAAAGGCTATTAAATCAGCACCTTTTGCTACTACTATAGGTGCTGAATCCGATCCTTTTTCATACTTTATAGCTATAGATATATGAGTAGGATTTGTTACAATTGCATTAGCTAATGGAACAGATTCCATCATCCTTCTTGAAGATATCTCTCTTTGTTTTTGCTTTATCTTTCCTTTTATCTCCGGATTACCTTCCATTTGCTTAAACTCTTCTTTTACTTCTTGTTTGGTCATTTTAAGATCTTTTTTATATACATACTTTTGATATGCAAAATCTAAGGTAGATACAACTACTAAAACTAAAAGTATGTTCTGTATTAAATCTCTTATCAGTTCGACTATAGTTCTCATTAAATATGGTAAATATATATCTCCAGTTTTCATTATCCCCATGAAGTTTTTCTCCATAAAGGAATATCCAACCTTAAAAAGTACAACAATAACAAGTATACTTTTTATTAAATTTCCTAATGCTTTTTTAGAAAACATGTTTTTAAATCCACTTATAGGATTTAATTTCGATAACTTTGGCTTTAGTGGATCTGTTGTCATTAAAAATCCACTTTGCATAAGATTTCCTATTGATGAAAAAAGTATGATAATCATACCGATAGGTATTATTATTTTCATAAATCCCATCAGAAGGATCATTAATAGATTTCTTACCATAGCTATAGAAAATTCATTTGTAAAACCAGTGTTTAGATATTGAACTATATAATTTTGTAATTCTCCAATTACAAAATCAGACATAGCATAAATTATCATAAGGACACCTAAAAGAGTTACTGTCGTTACAACTTCCTTACTTTTTGCCACATTTCCGCTCTTCCGAGCATCTTTTATTTTTTTTGATGATGGTTGTTCAGTTTTATCATCAGTCGAAAGTAAAAAACCTAATGGAGCCATAGATGTCATGTGCATTGCACTAGTTGACTTAAAAGTTCCATCTAAAATGTCCGTCATATTTATTAATAAATTATGTAACTCATTCAATATAAATGGTAATGAAATTACAAAGAACATTATTCCAACTATTACTTTTAAAGGCATTCCTATTACCATTACATTTAATTGGGGTACACTTCTTGAAATCAAGCCCATTATAAAATCTGTTATTATAAGTGCCAATATTATTGGAACTGCTATTTTAAATCCAATTATAAAGCACTGGATAAATATATTTACAACATATGTGTAATTATCTTTTAATATATAACTTCCAACCTCTATAAGTTTAAAGCTTTGACTTATGCCTTTTATAAGCTCATGGTGTCCATTTATACTGAAAAATACCATTATTCCAATCCAATAAACTATATTTTCAATTAATGTATTACTCTCATGACTACTTGGATCATAAATATTTATCATAGATAATCCAAGTTGTTGATCTATTAAACTTCCAGCAATTTTTAAACTGTTTATACATATACTTGTTATATAACCTAAAACTAATCCTGTTATAGTCTCCATAACTCCAATATTGACTAGTTCATACACATTTTTAACTTCTACATGAACATTTATCGTAGAAGTAATTATTACCGACATAAATAGTGTGAAAGTAACTTTAAATACATTTGGCGTTCCACTCGGAAAAATTATACTTATACATGAAAAAAATGCAATTAATCGTAAAAATACAAATATCAATTTTAAAAGTTACCCTTTTATATTTGCAATCATATTCATAATTTTATTTGTAAATTGAATAAGCTCATTTAACATCCAAGCTCCGCCAATTGCCAATGTAATCGCTACAACTATTAACTTGGGTATAAAAGTTAATGTTTGTTCTTGGATTTGAGTGGTTGCTTGGAATATACTTATAAGTAATCCTACTACTAAAGATAGTATTAAAATAGGTCCTCCTATTAACATGCCTGTATATAAAGTTTCTTTTACTATGCTGACTACTACACTTTCACTCATTTTATTACGCTCCTCAATTATTGAAAACTTAGCAATAAAGATTTTATTAATAAATTCCATCCATCTACCATAATAAATAACAATAGTTTAAATGGTAGAGAAATCATAACAGGTGGTAGCATAAACATACCCATAGACATAAGTACACTTGACACTACTAAATCTATTAACAAGAATGGTAAATAAATTAAAAATCCTATTTGGAAAGCTGTTTTTAATTCACTAATAGAAAATGCTGGTATTAATATATATAATGGTACATTTTCTCTAGTTAAATTTTTTTTATTTAAATCCGAGTTTTCAACAAATAGTTTTATATCTTCTTGTCTAGTCTGTTTTAATAAGAATTTTCTTATAGGTTTTTCTGCTTGTTCTACCGCTTCTTCAAACTTAATTTCATGA
The nucleotide sequence above comes from Paraclostridium bifermentans. Encoded proteins:
- a CDS encoding sigma-70 family RNA polymerase sigma factor, with product MISKEELINQNMPIVRSIASKYYTNKIGMEYEDLVSYGVMGLLDASDKFDEGKGVKFSTYASIRITSYIIDEIRKQSPVSRGCISKVRSYKNCIENLQHKHFREPTVNEIAEFMEVSNDEVHKIRKSTLSLSTSSLDNMVLDSDNDLKLIDIIKDDSINVEASIEKEELIETVAKALDMLKEKDRLVLSLYYYEELTLKEIGEVLGVTESRVSQLSKKAISNLRGIMKKMKYLD
- a CDS encoding flagellar hook-basal body complex protein; this translates as MYNIMHNSKAGMLSSQSNIELISNNITNVQTVGYKKLDAGFLDLYQESLHKNSYPTNSPDIRTGTGSRISQATRNYEQGAIKETKINTNLAIDGNGFFRVIRSDGSYAYTRNGEFNLDSTGKLVDDKGNVLDIQPINGNVKNINLKNGDLSINKNGEIYLDKNKVGEINLYQPKGDVDFTSVGDNLFTAKPVNVEVVQNKSILQGHVEMSNVNMQDEMVNLIMAQRSFQYNSKGIQVGDDMWSMVNNLQSR
- the flhA gene encoding flagellar biosynthesis protein FlhA translates to MEKLGLKKRADVLVGFGIIGIILMIIIPLPPFLLDMMLAINIGLSVLILLMTILSTSILELSIFPTILLVTTLFRLGLNISSTRLILGQGYAGNVIESFGSFVVGGNYIVGIIIFLIIVIIQFVVITNGSSRVSEVSARFTLDAMPGKQMSIDADLNAGMIDEKTARKRRKELQQEAEFYGSMDGASKFVKGDAIAGIIITTINILAGIVIGVVMLDMDFMESIQTYTRLTIGDGLVSQVPALIISTSAGILVTKVNGDENFSKQLGKQLISIPKAVIMSGIVLVVLGLLPGLPKLSFFTLGAGAIFIGYTLKKEEKEAQEESLYEEEAAPTAEESLENAEDVSVLLNVEPIEIEIGYGIIPLADESTGGDLLQRIVSVRRQCAIDMGIIVHPIRIRDNLQLNPNQYTIKIKGIPVTTYELMPNMLLCMNPMGMDVDLDGISTKEPTFGLDALWIEKDKAEEAELYGFTVVDPTTILVTHLLETIKSKSHELMGRQEVKAIIDATREKYSAVVEELIPDLMTLGEVQKVFQNLLKEKVSIKDRVTILETLADNARNTKDLELLTEYVRMAMSRSICLELIDENNSIVVTTLSMDIENLVANSLQRSVNGTYPAIDPETTNQIFKGIQSTIESVNFNNNRPIILVSPKIRAPFRKLVEMVFTNLTILSLNEIPNDIQIKSQGVINI
- a CDS encoding fused FliR family export protein/FlhB family type III secretion system protein, translating into MIFVFLRLIAFFSCISIIFPSGTPNVFKVTFTLFMSVIITSTINVHVEVKNVYELVNIGVMETITGLVLGYITSICINSLKIAGSLIDQQLGLSMINIYDPSSHESNTLIENIVYWIGIMVFFSINGHHELIKGISQSFKLIEVGSYILKDNYTYVVNIFIQCFIIGFKIAVPIILALIITDFIMGLISRSVPQLNVMVIGMPLKVIVGIMFFVISLPFILNELHNLLINMTDILDGTFKSTSAMHMTSMAPLGFLLSTDDKTEQPSSKKIKDARKSGNVAKSKEVVTTVTLLGVLMIIYAMSDFVIGELQNYIVQYLNTGFTNEFSIAMVRNLLMILLMGFMKIIIPIGMIIILFSSIGNLMQSGFLMTTDPLKPKLSKLNPISGFKNMFSKKALGNLIKSILVIVVLFKVGYSFMEKNFMGIMKTGDIYLPYLMRTIVELIRDLIQNILLVLVVVSTLDFAYQKYVYKKDLKMTKQEVKEEFKQMEGNPEIKGKIKQKQREISSRRMMESVPLANAIVTNPTHISIAIKYEKGSDSAPIVVAKGADLIAFKIREIAKEHDIPIIENKPLARLIYKEVEIEQEIPEKMYQEVAEVLVAVYKIKNRYKKI
- the fliP gene encoding flagellar type III secretion system pore protein FliP (The bacterial flagellar biogenesis protein FliP forms a type III secretion system (T3SS)-type pore required for flagellar assembly.) encodes the protein MQTLSDITPYLSDYTPLMKMFIVLTGLMFLGAIVFMMTSFVRIIITFSFIKSALGAQQTIPNQVLVGLAICLTMFIMAPTVNQINEQAIKPYMSHEIKFEEAVEQAEKPIRKFLLKQTRQEDIKLFVENSDLNKKNLTRENVPLYILIPAFSISELKTAFQIGFLIYLPFLLIDLVVSSVLMSMGMFMLPPVMISLPFKLLLFIMVDGWNLLIKSLLLSFQ
- the fliQ gene encoding flagellar biosynthesis protein FliQ, which produces MSESVVVSIVKETLYTGMLIGGPILILSLVVGLLISIFQATTQIQEQTLTFIPKLIVVAITLAIGGAWMLNELIQFTNKIMNMIANIKG
- a CDS encoding flagellar hook-basal body complex protein, which encodes MIRGLYASVSSMLNLQSRQSIITNNVANIKTNGYKEDKLISKSFEEMTLSNNDNYQNGKAYQQILGGVSFGTRMDEVNTSFKQGTFVGTGNNSDFAIDGSGFFQIRDFGGNTFYSRDGSFKVNSQGYLVTNGGHNVMGLNQATGANEPIYVGNGKITVSSSNELTVEGGDSYKFSIVDFNDYKSLKKVGDNLYSGNNPMNSNNYSIKQGYVEGSNVDYISSVTEMMETVKEFEANQKVIQTIDSTLRQIANEIGSVR